From Butyricimonas paravirosa, one genomic window encodes:
- a CDS encoding KdsC family phosphatase, translating to MKLFKEELKKVEAFAFDVDGVFSRHEMNITPEGDLIRTSCTKDGYAMMYCTKKGYPVCIISGGQAPGVRERFEKLGVKDVYLGVANKVEALNEFLQKYNLNPENVMYMGDDIPDYNVMKIVGMPVCPSDACEEIKAISRYISDTPGGLGCVRDVVAQVLKAKGEWMDTQCYVKCM from the coding sequence ATGAAACTATTTAAAGAGGAATTAAAGAAAGTAGAAGCTTTTGCTTTCGATGTAGATGGAGTTTTTTCACGTCATGAAATGAATATAACGCCGGAAGGTGACTTGATTCGTACATCCTGTACGAAAGATGGTTATGCCATGATGTACTGTACGAAGAAGGGATACCCGGTTTGTATCATTTCCGGGGGGCAGGCTCCCGGGGTAAGAGAACGTTTTGAGAAATTGGGAGTGAAGGACGTGTATCTTGGCGTGGCGAATAAAGTTGAAGCGTTGAACGAGTTCTTGCAAAAATATAATCTGAACCCGGAAAATGTGATGTATATGGGAGATGATATACCAGACTACAACGTGATGAAAATCGTGGGAATGCCGGTATGTCCTTCGGATGCGTGCGAAGAGATCAAAGCTATTTCCCGTTATATTTCAGACACGCCCGGGGGACTCGGATGCGTACGGGATGTCGTGGCTCAAGTCCTGAAAGCAAAAGGCGAATGGATGGATACCCAATGCTACGTGAAATGTATGTAA
- a CDS encoding superoxide dismutase, translated as MKTEEYKELDVLMSSEVINTKGEDNKFKLPPLPYKENALEPYISERTIQYHHGKHLATYITNLNNLIVGTEYEKMCLEGIVIKSEGGIFNNAAQTYNHIFYFETFQAHHAAQVAPTGKIKELIDKSFGSFDAFKEAFAKAATTLFGSGWAWLVVDKEGKLEIVQTGNADTPLKHGKKPVLTIDVWEHAYYLDTQNARPKYIENYWNIINWDVVNKRL; from the coding sequence ATGAAAACAGAAGAGTACAAAGAATTGGATGTGTTGATGTCATCAGAGGTTATAAATACAAAAGGTGAGGACAACAAATTTAAACTACCCCCTCTACCCTATAAAGAAAACGCATTAGAACCTTATATCAGCGAACGTACCATCCAATACCACCACGGAAAACATCTTGCAACTTATATTACGAACCTGAATAATTTAATCGTGGGTACCGAATACGAAAAAATGTGTTTAGAAGGTATCGTGATCAAATCCGAAGGTGGTATTTTCAATAATGCAGCACAAACATATAATCATATATTCTACTTCGAGACCTTCCAGGCTCATCATGCTGCACAAGTTGCTCCGACAGGAAAAATAAAGGAATTGATTGATAAATCATTTGGAAGTTTCGATGCCTTCAAGGAAGCGTTTGCTAAAGCAGCCACCACTTTATTTGGTTCAGGATGGGCCTGGTTGGTTGTGGACAAAGAGGGTAAACTGGAAATCGTACAAACCGGTAATGCAGATACTCCATTGAAACATGGAAAGAAACCCGTGTTGACAATTGATGTCTGGGAACACGCTTACTATTTGGACACCCAAAACGCTCGTCCGAAATACATTGAAAATTATTGGAACATTATAAACTGGGACGTTGTAAACAAACGCCTTTAA
- a CDS encoding alpha/beta hydrolase: protein MRTYRCEDVTLSDRGIDSKGWLCNPQEKGKKPAILVLGPKDASNNTVLLQYATRLANYGFVVLGMEETQNVKAAIDYLSLKDEVDPNKMYAMGICNGTNEVLASTEAEKRLKAIALVAGCYKRKEASRVKVPTIVIHGGENEKEYQSAQRVYDTICAEEKLAIWEGSVTHAQYFEDPLVLDKTVRNVFRWFKTH, encoded by the coding sequence ATGAGAACTTATAGATGCGAAGACGTCACTTTATCAGATAGAGGAATTGATAGTAAAGGTTGGTTGTGTAATCCACAAGAAAAGGGTAAAAAACCGGCAATACTTGTTTTAGGCCCCAAAGATGCCTCGAATAACACGGTATTATTACAATATGCCACGCGATTGGCAAACTATGGTTTTGTCGTTTTAGGAATGGAGGAAACTCAAAATGTAAAAGCAGCCATTGATTATTTGAGTTTGAAAGATGAAGTTGATCCGAATAAAATGTACGCCATGGGAATATGTAACGGAACGAATGAAGTTCTGGCCAGTACAGAAGCGGAAAAACGATTGAAAGCTATCGCTTTAGTGGCAGGATGCTACAAACGCAAAGAGGCATCTCGGGTAAAAGTACCAACAATCGTTATTCACGGAGGTGAAAACGAAAAGGAGTACCAATCCGCTCAACGCGTGTACGACACGATCTGTGCGGAGGAAAAATTAGCGATATGGGAAGGTTCCGTTACTCATGCACAATATTTTGAAGATCCTCTTGTTCTGGATAAAACGGTAAGGAATGTCTTCCGCTGGTTTAAAACACATTGA
- a CDS encoding Maf family nucleotide pyrophosphatase, which yields MMHSIKNYKLILASASPRRQQLMKDAGFTFEVRLKNVEEKYPQELHLENVPEYLSKVKASAFREELKADEVLITADTVVCIHDRILGKPADRKEAISMLQKLSGNRHLVVTGVSVTTRTEQLSFSSRTDVFFKHLSNEEIEFYVDTYKPFDKAGAYGIQEWIGYIGIERIEGSFYNVMGLPIQKLYETLRKLQFQ from the coding sequence ATGATGCATTCTATTAAAAATTATAAATTAATATTGGCCTCTGCGTCACCACGGAGACAGCAATTGATGAAAGATGCTGGGTTTACCTTCGAAGTCCGGTTGAAAAATGTTGAAGAAAAATATCCTCAAGAACTCCATTTGGAGAATGTACCGGAATATTTATCGAAAGTAAAAGCCTCAGCCTTTCGAGAGGAGCTAAAGGCTGATGAAGTATTGATAACAGCCGATACGGTAGTTTGTATTCATGACCGGATTTTAGGTAAACCCGCTGACCGGAAAGAGGCTATTTCGATGTTACAGAAGCTATCGGGAAATCGTCATCTGGTCGTAACGGGTGTGAGCGTAACCACTCGTACGGAACAACTTTCTTTCTCTTCACGGACAGACGTGTTTTTCAAGCATTTATCAAATGAAGAGATTGAATTCTACGTGGACACGTATAAGCCATTCGATAAAGCGGGAGCTTACGGGATTCAGGAGTGGATCGGGTACATCGGAATCGAGCGTATAGAAGGTTCTTTCTATAACGTGATGGGATTACCGATACAGAAATTATATGAAACTTTGCGGAAATTACAATTTCAATAA
- a CDS encoding NADH peroxidase: protein MKKFICTVCGYVHEGDEAPEICPQCKQPKSKFKELVETEGALTFVDEHRLGVAKGVDPEVLEGLRAHFNGECSEVGMYLAMSRQADREGYPEIAEAFKRYAFEEAEHAAKFAELLGECVWDTKTNLKKRMEAEAGACEDKKRIATLAKKLDLDAIHDTVHEMCKDEARHGKGFEGLYNRYFK, encoded by the coding sequence ATGAAAAAATTTATCTGTACCGTATGTGGCTACGTTCATGAAGGAGACGAAGCTCCGGAAATTTGTCCTCAATGTAAACAACCGAAAAGCAAGTTTAAAGAATTAGTTGAAACCGAAGGTGCTTTGACGTTCGTTGACGAACATCGTCTCGGTGTAGCAAAAGGAGTTGATCCTGAAGTTCTCGAAGGATTGAGAGCGCATTTCAACGGGGAATGTTCAGAAGTCGGGATGTATTTGGCTATGAGTCGTCAGGCTGATCGTGAAGGTTATCCGGAGATTGCAGAGGCTTTCAAACGCTATGCTTTTGAAGAGGCAGAGCACGCGGCTAAATTTGCAGAATTATTGGGAGAATGTGTTTGGGATACCAAAACAAACTTGAAAAAACGTATGGAGGCAGAAGCTGGTGCTTGCGAGGATAAAAAACGTATTGCTACTTTGGCTAAAAAATTGGATTTGGATGCTATCCATGATACCGTTCATGAAATGTGTAAAGACGAAGCCCGTCATGGTAAAGGTTTCGAAGGTTTATACAATCGTTACTTCAAGTAA
- a CDS encoding TonB-dependent receptor yields MRIIYSILLLTFISGHLFAQRSETVQTNDSTFSVIKQLKEVVITAEKRELSISEIPVALSVISGKNLLNENNPDLRNLSGIVPNFYMQEGGLKLSTPLYVRGIGTVSGTPPVGLYVDGVPIFDKNAFIFDLYDIRQIEVLRGPQTTLYGRNSIIGLINIRTNPPATKLSLQAKAGVSSYNSQNYMIMANLPINKVLYNKLSFAYNRTDGYFKNDFTGGKSNKSDSYDIRYQGSVFTDATWKVAFGLNYNHSFDDGYAYHAVDSLKAHRYRVNYNADASYKRDLLSTYVNIQKHFSQTLLNWITSYSRAKDKQVLDADFTYHDVFQNEKESKQDLITQEINYQSSQGEKIDWTLGTFGFYKDLTNDYLATFGTERHLLLPLDLDQASYYNNTSTWGIAGYGQVTVKNLLPGMFVTSGIRYDYEKASLSYRDSLLFHDADQFTGYHDWDENHSYAAWLPKFSILQKWNEQLSTYLNISKGYKAGGYNIISNEMTTQVVELEYGKESLWNYELGAKYFSANGRFNLNGALFYIDWKDQQIFVMEMMGPIIKNAGDARSIGAEIDLSWECLPRLVYFLSSGYSNSEYYHHLTKEYEGNKIVMAPEFTMNTGVSYSKTIKSLLFKSFTATTSVTGFGTQYFDEANTMKQDPYFLWNMDLGISGKHIDFHVWGKNILDKSFFCYMFNSPVGKNLPEYMKSGQSGAPSRFGASITIKL; encoded by the coding sequence ATGCGGATCATATATAGCATTCTGCTATTGACATTTATTTCCGGTCATTTGTTTGCGCAACGGTCCGAGACCGTGCAGACGAATGATTCTACATTCAGTGTCATTAAACAATTGAAAGAAGTCGTCATTACGGCTGAAAAGAGGGAATTATCCATTAGCGAGATTCCTGTTGCTCTTAGCGTGATTAGCGGGAAAAACTTGTTGAACGAGAATAATCCGGATCTCCGGAACCTGTCGGGAATCGTTCCGAATTTCTACATGCAGGAAGGTGGCTTGAAACTATCAACTCCGCTCTATGTTCGTGGAATTGGAACGGTATCCGGGACTCCACCCGTCGGTTTGTACGTGGATGGAGTTCCAATTTTTGACAAAAATGCTTTTATATTTGATTTGTATGACATTAGGCAAATAGAAGTACTGCGAGGCCCTCAAACAACCTTGTACGGTCGGAACAGTATCATCGGTTTGATTAATATTCGGACAAATCCTCCTGCGACAAAGCTTTCTTTGCAAGCAAAAGCTGGTGTTTCCAGTTATAATTCGCAGAATTACATGATTATGGCTAATTTGCCTATAAATAAAGTCCTGTATAACAAATTATCTTTTGCATATAATCGCACGGACGGATATTTCAAGAATGATTTTACCGGGGGAAAATCGAACAAGTCGGATTCATACGATATTCGTTACCAGGGAAGCGTGTTTACGGATGCAACATGGAAAGTGGCGTTTGGTCTGAACTATAACCATAGTTTTGATGATGGTTACGCTTATCATGCCGTTGATTCTTTAAAAGCACACCGCTATCGGGTTAATTATAACGCAGACGCATCCTATAAACGGGATTTATTGTCCACGTACGTGAACATTCAGAAACATTTTTCTCAAACTCTGTTGAACTGGATCACTTCCTATTCCCGGGCTAAAGATAAACAGGTTCTGGATGCCGATTTCACGTATCATGATGTATTTCAAAATGAAAAGGAATCGAAACAGGATCTGATCACGCAAGAGATTAATTACCAATCCTCCCAAGGCGAGAAAATCGATTGGACATTAGGAACATTCGGTTTCTACAAGGACCTGACGAATGATTACTTAGCCACTTTTGGTACGGAACGTCACTTACTTCTCCCGCTAGATTTGGATCAAGCGTCGTATTATAACAACACTTCGACTTGGGGAATTGCCGGATACGGGCAAGTTACCGTGAAAAATCTCTTGCCGGGGATGTTCGTTACTTCCGGAATCAGGTATGATTACGAGAAAGCGTCTCTCTCCTACCGGGACAGTTTGTTATTTCACGACGCAGACCAGTTTACCGGTTATCATGATTGGGATGAAAACCATTCTTACGCGGCTTGGTTACCCAAATTTTCCATTCTACAAAAATGGAACGAGCAGTTATCCACCTACTTGAACATATCTAAAGGATATAAAGCCGGCGGGTATAATATCATTTCAAACGAAATGACCACGCAGGTTGTAGAACTGGAATATGGTAAAGAATCCTTGTGGAATTACGAGCTTGGGGCTAAATACTTCAGCGCTAATGGACGGTTTAACTTGAACGGAGCGCTTTTTTATATTGATTGGAAAGATCAGCAAATCTTCGTCATGGAGATGATGGGGCCGATTATCAAGAATGCAGGAGACGCCCGCAGTATCGGTGCGGAGATTGATTTAAGTTGGGAATGTCTGCCACGATTGGTTTATTTCCTTTCCTCAGGATATAGTAATTCGGAATACTACCACCACTTAACCAAGGAATATGAGGGTAATAAAATTGTCATGGCCCCGGAATTCACGATGAACACGGGGGTATCGTATTCCAAGACAATCAAGTCCTTATTATTCAAATCTTTCACGGCAACTACGTCTGTTACTGGTTTCGGGACCCAATATTTTGACGAGGCGAACACCATGAAACAAGATCCCTATTTCCTTTGGAACATGGATTTGGGTATTTCCGGTAAACACATCGATTTCCACGTGTGGGGTAAGAACATTTTGGATAAAAGTTTCTTTTGCTACATGTTCAACAGCCCCGTGGGCAAGAACTTGCCGGAATACATGAAATCCGGACAATCCGGGGCACCCTCTCGATTCGGGGCCTCTATAACAATAAAATTATAA
- a CDS encoding geranylgeranylglycerol-phosphate geranylgeranyltransferase, which produces MLEILKLIRLRTIAFTAFTMYAMRFFVVQPVLEKAGFALQMPEGNFSLLVIAVCCLVSAAYVINDYFDTKADRISGNRPVIVGKTISRRAAIILHSILNVVAVGIAYYLAREAHHAEIVFLFLIISLVLWFYSSRIKKRFIWGNIVVAILAGLIPLTVITFEIPLLSDVYSDVVLKTHVSFAYVFYWTVCFSYFLFINMLIYEINKDIYSINGDRADGIVTLPVKFGIPATRKVIIGLITIAITSLILFLLFGFTRTPIVWIYFVVALIIPYLFYGYAVLKNDKMKFQLRMIRLIMVLCIGVSVFCKLCE; this is translated from the coding sequence ATGTTGGAAATTCTCAAGTTAATACGCCTACGAACGATCGCATTCACGGCATTTACCATGTATGCCATGCGTTTCTTTGTTGTCCAGCCCGTGCTGGAGAAAGCTGGTTTTGCCCTGCAAATGCCGGAAGGCAATTTCTCGTTACTGGTAATAGCCGTGTGTTGTCTGGTGTCGGCCGCTTATGTCATAAATGATTATTTTGACACGAAGGCGGACCGTATTTCGGGAAACAGACCCGTGATTGTTGGGAAAACCATTAGCCGCAGGGCTGCAATCATTCTACATTCTATTTTGAATGTTGTGGCCGTGGGAATCGCGTATTATCTGGCGAGAGAAGCTCATCATGCTGAGATCGTATTCTTATTTTTAATTATATCATTGGTATTGTGGTTTTATTCCTCCCGGATAAAAAAACGTTTTATTTGGGGAAATATCGTTGTGGCTATTTTGGCCGGATTAATCCCGCTGACCGTGATTACATTCGAAATCCCGTTATTGAGTGATGTGTACTCGGATGTCGTTTTGAAAACGCACGTTAGTTTTGCCTACGTGTTCTACTGGACAGTATGTTTCTCGTATTTTCTTTTTATTAATATGCTGATCTACGAGATCAACAAGGACATATATAGTATAAATGGCGACCGGGCTGATGGAATCGTTACTTTACCTGTAAAATTTGGTATTCCGGCAACGAGAAAGGTGATCATCGGGTTGATCACGATTGCCATCACATCGTTGATCCTATTTTTGTTATTCGGATTTACACGAACCCCGATCGTATGGATTTATTTTGTTGTAGCTTTGATTATACCATACTTGTTTTACGGCTATGCGGTATTGAAGAATGACAAGATGAAATTCCAGTTGCGAATGATTCGTTTGATTATGGTTTTGTGCATAGGAGTCAGTGTATTTTGTAAGTTGTGTGAATGA
- a CDS encoding SAM-dependent methyltransferase, whose protein sequence is MGKLYLIPNLLGETPIERVIPDDVVHIIKNIKVFATENVKNTRRYLKKIDKAINIDELVFLDLNEHSDIKDIETYLPYLADQDMGIISEAGCPGIADPGAELVALAHKHDYQVIPLVGPSSILLALIASGANGQNFSFNGYLPIAKPERIKTLKTYEKQSAVENRTQLFIETPYRNVQLFEDMIATLSPTTRLTIACDITTENEYIKTMLIKDWKHVKPDINKRPTIFVLYARSF, encoded by the coding sequence ATGGGAAAATTATATTTGATCCCCAATTTACTTGGGGAGACACCGATAGAGCGGGTTATTCCTGATGATGTAGTTCATATCATTAAGAATATCAAAGTTTTTGCAACTGAAAACGTGAAAAATACCCGTCGTTATTTAAAGAAAATAGATAAAGCGATAAATATTGATGAACTCGTTTTTTTAGACCTGAATGAACATTCGGACATAAAAGATATTGAAACCTATCTCCCCTATCTGGCCGATCAAGATATGGGGATTATCTCCGAGGCCGGATGTCCCGGTATTGCAGATCCGGGAGCCGAATTGGTAGCATTAGCCCATAAACACGATTATCAGGTAATTCCTTTAGTGGGTCCCTCTTCTATTTTATTGGCTCTGATAGCCTCCGGGGCTAACGGGCAAAACTTCTCGTTTAATGGTTATTTACCCATTGCTAAGCCTGAACGCATTAAAACATTGAAAACTTACGAGAAACAATCTGCCGTGGAGAACCGGACACAATTATTTATAGAGACCCCCTATCGGAACGTGCAATTATTCGAGGATATGATAGCCACCTTGTCTCCCACGACACGCCTCACGATAGCCTGTGATATTACGACAGAAAATGAATACATAAAAACCATGTTAATAAAGGATTGGAAACACGTGAAACCGGATATAAATAAACGCCCGACGATCTTCGTGTTATATGCCCGATCATTCTAA
- a CDS encoding Fur family transcriptional regulator: MNTVEGTREYLLKYNIKPSLQRMAIMDYLMAHRVHPTADEIYNALYPTMPTLSKTTIYNTMKLFTEQGAVKALVIDEKNVRFDIDTSSHAHFMCLECGCVYDLPVENQDAIQLEGVGELIITEIHLYYKGYCKKCAEEKRKNILL, encoded by the coding sequence ATGAATACAGTTGAAGGAACACGGGAGTATTTACTAAAATATAACATCAAACCATCCTTGCAGAGAATGGCAATTATGGATTATTTGATGGCACACCGGGTCCATCCGACGGCTGACGAGATTTATAATGCTTTATATCCGACCATGCCTACTTTGTCTAAAACGACCATATACAATACGATGAAATTGTTCACGGAGCAAGGTGCGGTGAAAGCTCTCGTGATCGATGAAAAAAACGTGCGATTCGATATTGACACGTCGAGTCACGCTCATTTCATGTGCTTGGAATGTGGTTGCGTGTATGATCTTCCGGTTGAAAATCAGGATGCGATACAATTGGAAGGAGTAGGGGAATTGATTATTACAGAAATTCATCTTTATTACAAGGGGTATTGTAAAAAATGCGCCGAAGAGAAAAGAAAAAACATATTATTATAA
- the thiD gene encoding bifunctional hydroxymethylpyrimidine kinase/phosphomethylpyrimidine kinase produces the protein MKTYKRVLSIAGSDSGGGAGVQADLKAISACGCFAMTAITAVTAQNTLGVRAIEPLPVNVIETQIRACLDDIGVDAVKIGMLHSVEVIQAVTRVLADYPIKHVVVDPVMVATSGDLLVQQEAIAVMQKELFPLATVITPNLYEIEILSGKKIRSQEDLYLSIPALKNIGARNVLLKAGHLECEEITDVLIDCENDLEYRYPAKKIITPNTHGTGCSLSSSVASYLAHDFPLNIAVEKALNYLHGAIETAAGYQIGHGHGAIHHFYKWW, from the coding sequence ATGAAAACCTACAAGAGAGTATTATCTATAGCCGGTTCCGATAGCGGTGGTGGTGCCGGAGTTCAAGCAGACTTGAAAGCGATCTCCGCCTGCGGGTGTTTCGCCATGACCGCCATTACAGCCGTAACAGCTCAAAATACATTAGGTGTGAGAGCCATTGAACCTCTTCCCGTGAATGTCATAGAGACCCAGATTAGGGCTTGTTTAGACGATATTGGTGTGGATGCGGTAAAAATTGGTATGTTACATTCCGTGGAAGTGATTCAAGCCGTCACGAGAGTATTAGCCGATTACCCGATCAAGCACGTTGTCGTGGACCCGGTAATGGTGGCAACCTCAGGCGATCTGCTTGTGCAGCAAGAGGCCATTGCCGTGATGCAAAAGGAATTATTCCCGTTGGCTACCGTGATCACTCCCAACCTTTACGAGATAGAAATTCTCTCCGGAAAGAAAATACGCTCTCAGGAAGATTTATATCTTTCCATTCCTGCATTGAAGAATATCGGCGCTCGCAATGTCTTATTAAAAGCCGGACACTTGGAATGTGAAGAGATAACAGATGTTTTAATTGATTGTGAGAATGATTTGGAATATCGTTATCCGGCAAAGAAAATAATCACCCCGAATACACATGGTACCGGGTGTTCTTTATCATCCTCCGTGGCCTCTTATTTAGCCCATGATTTTCCCTTGAACATAGCCGTGGAAAAAGCCTTGAATTATTTGCACGGGGCCATAGAAACGGCTGCCGGGTACCAAATAGGGCATGGACATGGAGCCATTCATCATTTTTACAAGTGGTGGTGA
- a CDS encoding DUF2442 domain-containing protein — translation MLRVVDVDYIKDYELLVTFSDGNKKKVDLRPYLTGEVFGELLDKEKFVQYGLTRITIEWANGADLAPEFLYEIGTAA, via the coding sequence ATGTTACGAGTAGTCGATGTTGATTATATCAAAGATTATGAACTTCTTGTAACTTTCAGTGATGGGAACAAGAAGAAAGTTGATTTGAGACCTTACTTAACGGGAGAAGTTTTTGGTGAACTATTGGATAAAGAAAAGTTTGTTCAATACGGCTTAACCCGTATCACTATTGAATGGGCCAATGGAGCTGATTTAGCACCAGAGTTTTTGTATGAAATCGGAACTGCCGCATAA
- a CDS encoding S46 family peptidase, which produces MRKITLCFLAFILLTLPSLADEGMWIPMLLKKYNIEDMQKAGFKLTAEDIYDINQASLKDAVIGLGNEGSPFHHFCTGEIVSDQGLVITNHHCSFGMIQAHSSLEHNYLRDGFWAQSMADELVNPKITASILVRMEDVTDKINAGLNAGMSESERTKKVNEICRKLEAEAVKGTNLAANIKPYFNGNQYFLSVFKIFRDVRLVGAPNSAIGKFGGDTDNWTWPRHTGDFSVLRIYAGPDNEPAAISDKNVPYKPAKFFKISARGVQEGDFTMVFGYPGTTNEYLTSYAIDQIASVEDPHKIKIRTAKLEVINAAMESDELLRIKYAAKAASVANAWKKWQGEIKGLDRFNTADNKRILENNFNNWAKSNGKTEYIGLTDRYKALYDARKEYILAAAYASEAGLGGAEIIKFAREIEQVLDNYDKFPDKEQLKTSLKNYVEAFYKDYDVATDQRILTEMFKLYNNKEVGDQWIPSVVRLSPKYAKLNAPDRYAADLFKKSIFTHKDNLLKFIDNLSEKSITKIEKDPILGVATGIYTLYADKIRPELSRIESELKLLNRLWIAGLMEMQPDKTFYPDANSTLRVAYGKIAGYHATDAVYYTHYTTLKGIMEKDNPNIYDYDVPQKLRDLYKNRDFGPYTQDGEVPVCFIATNHTTGGNSGSPVLDAEGNLIGLNFDRAWEGVMSDMQYSPEICRNIAVDIRYVLFIIDKYAGAQRLIDEMVIIH; this is translated from the coding sequence ATGAGAAAAATTACATTATGTTTTTTGGCTTTCATTCTGCTGACTTTACCAAGTTTAGCTGACGAGGGAATGTGGATTCCCATGTTGTTGAAAAAATACAACATAGAAGATATGCAGAAAGCCGGTTTTAAATTAACAGCGGAGGATATTTACGACATTAACCAAGCTTCATTAAAAGATGCCGTTATCGGGCTGGGTAATGAAGGTTCTCCGTTTCATCACTTTTGTACCGGGGAGATCGTGAGTGATCAAGGATTGGTGATTACGAATCATCACTGCTCTTTTGGCATGATCCAAGCTCATTCCAGTTTGGAACATAACTATTTACGGGATGGTTTTTGGGCTCAATCCATGGCGGATGAGTTGGTTAATCCCAAGATAACAGCTTCTATTTTAGTTCGGATGGAGGATGTCACGGATAAAATCAATGCAGGATTGAATGCCGGGATGTCTGAAAGCGAACGTACGAAGAAGGTGAATGAAATATGCCGGAAATTGGAAGCGGAAGCTGTTAAAGGAACCAATCTGGCGGCTAATATAAAGCCATATTTTAACGGAAATCAATATTTTCTTTCCGTGTTTAAAATCTTCCGGGATGTTCGTTTAGTTGGGGCTCCGAATTCTGCTATCGGTAAATTTGGTGGGGATACGGATAACTGGACATGGCCGCGTCACACGGGTGATTTTTCCGTTTTGCGTATTTACGCAGGACCGGACAATGAGCCGGCAGCTATATCAGATAAGAACGTGCCTTATAAACCGGCTAAATTCTTTAAGATTTCTGCACGGGGGGTACAAGAAGGTGATTTTACTATGGTCTTCGGTTATCCCGGAACGACAAACGAGTACCTGACTTCTTACGCGATAGATCAAATTGCTTCTGTTGAAGACCCGCATAAGATCAAAATCCGTACGGCAAAATTGGAGGTAATCAATGCCGCTATGGAGTCGGATGAATTGTTGCGTATAAAATATGCTGCGAAAGCTGCAAGCGTTGCTAATGCCTGGAAAAAATGGCAGGGGGAGATTAAAGGATTGGATCGTTTCAACACGGCAGATAATAAAAGAATTCTTGAAAATAATTTCAACAACTGGGCTAAAAGTAATGGAAAAACCGAGTATATCGGTTTGACGGATCGTTACAAAGCGTTATATGACGCTCGTAAAGAATATATTTTGGCTGCAGCTTATGCTTCGGAGGCCGGATTGGGAGGTGCGGAAATCATAAAATTTGCCCGTGAAATCGAACAGGTATTGGATAACTATGACAAATTCCCGGATAAGGAACAGCTTAAAACATCTTTGAAAAATTACGTTGAGGCCTTCTATAAAGATTACGATGTGGCCACGGATCAACGGATATTGACCGAAATGTTCAAGTTGTATAATAATAAGGAAGTCGGAGACCAATGGATACCGTCAGTCGTTCGTTTGAGCCCTAAATATGCTAAATTGAACGCTCCTGATCGTTATGCTGCCGACTTGTTTAAAAAATCAATATTCACGCATAAGGATAATTTGCTGAAATTCATCGACAATTTATCAGAGAAATCAATTACGAAAATTGAAAAAGATCCAATTCTTGGAGTGGCGACCGGAATTTACACGTTGTATGCAGATAAAATTCGTCCCGAATTGAGCCGAATTGAAAGTGAATTGAAATTATTGAATCGGTTGTGGATTGCCGGATTGATGGAGATGCAGCCCGATAAAACGTTCTATCCGGATGCGAATTCTACCTTACGTGTAGCTTATGGGAAAATTGCCGGATACCATGCAACTGATGCTGTTTATTACACGCACTACACGACATTGAAAGGTATCATGGAAAAGGATAATCCGAATATCTATGATTATGATGTACCCCAGAAATTACGGGATTTGTACAAGAACCGGGATTTCGGCCCCTACACTCAAGACGGGGAAGTTCCCGTTTGCTTTATCGCAACGAATCACACGACTGGCGGTAATTCCGGTAGTCCGGTTCTAGATGCAGAAGGTAATTTGATCGGTTTAAACTTTGACCGTGCTTGGGAAGGTGTAATGTCAGATATGCAATATAGCCCGGAGATTTGTCGGAATATTGCCGTTGATATTCGCTATGTCCTGTTTATCATTGATAAATATGCAGGAGCACAAAGATTGATTGACGAGATGGTAATCATTCATTAA